AgaccaagaaagaaaagagaacaaAAGGGGAAAATAATGCAATATGTAAGAAAGTTCTACACAATAAAGAGCACAAACAAATTGCTGATAAATCAatacattttcttcttctttccttgTTCCCATGGAAGGTGTCACATAGACACCTATTGCATCAACATAAAGGTTCGCATGTCCAAAGAAGCCAACAATGCTGCCATTACCCTGGACTGGAAAGTCGAAAGGGATCCCATTTTCTTGACCAAAAGGTCCATAGCAGCCAGCATTAGTAACCAATGTAATAGATGTTACAACATCAGATGGTGTATTGTATGAACCAATTGTTCCATAAACTCTAGTTATGAACTCTGAAGGGCCAAATTGAATCTGAGGAAAGCAAAAATAATTACTATAATAAGATGACTCAGAAAAACATGACATGTTTTAGAACGGTATAACATGGATTCATGTCGAAAAATGTCACCAGCTTGTGCTCAGACGGAATATTCATGTAATTCCTATAATTTTTGGATACATGGATGAGATATGATCACTAAATTAATGCCATTTTGTCTAAAAACTAGTTAGACATTATACAGTATTAGTTACACAGTATGCAACTCATGTTAGTTTCATGCGTCTGCTAACTAGAACAAATAAGAGTTTCTGTGTAGGTGTCCCAATGCTCTTTTTAGATAGAGTAAACTGCACGTAAtgccaatttaatcacaaaaattagacatttataactcaaacataacatTAGTGTTAAGGATTTAAACCCCAAAATCTACAGTATTgtgataatttattattaaatctgtaTTTTTGATATACTTAGccttaaacttgtagttttgctataaatttattattaaatctgtagttttgtgatagatcatcttaaatatgtagtttttttataatttggtcaaagtatttgtagttttttttggaatttacTCGAAGTCTTTCTATCATGATAAGTTCTCTATATTTCTCTGTGAGACAATtgcaccatatatttttttttcttcaatcttATTTCTTACAACAATTCATTATCTTAATTTTTTCCCAAGTAAATAATGAATAGGGAAGTTCATTATTTTTCCCCAACAATTCATTAATCATTATCATGATTAAGAGAAAAACAtaaaatgtacatatattttgagaattaattttgtttggaaTACACACATACCGTCTGATTACTCCCACCATGGCTGCCCCACAAACCTGCCAAGTGATGATCTCCATTATGGTCATTATAAGAAAATGTGAGTGAGTGTATCACAATGTTACTGCAAATTGTCACACTTTCCAAATGATGGGGAGGCACCATGATGTCACAagcctcccctccctttccACCACATGGCCCAATCTTGGCAAGCACAACCTAAGTGCAAACAACAGTCATGAAAAGGAATCATagctaaaagaaaataaatgaaatGAAACAATCCGAGCTTAGTTCAGTACTTTGCCCTTGTCTTTTATTGTTTGGAGATCAGGGTTCACATAGATACCAATTGCATCAAAACACCACCCTGCACGCCCGAAGAATCCAACAATGCGGCCACCGCACTGCACTGGTATGTGGAAAGGGGTTCCCTCTCTTTGTCCAAAAGGTCCATAGCTCTGAGTATTTGTAACAAATGTAAGAGAGGTTATGATATTTTGAAATCCAGCAAATCGACCAAATGTTCCAGAAACCTCCACAAGAACCTCTGAAGATTCAAGTTGAATCTGCGTTTTACCAAGACTAGTCTCACTTATTCAAGTACATATGATTGGGAAACATGTACTAATTAACTAACAAAAGAAATTTTTCTTGGTAAATATTCATGCTCACCATATGAACATTACTACCACCATATCCTCCCCAAGGACCCGCAACATGTTTCTGTCCATTACGGTCgctatattcaaattcaaatgaATGTACAGCCAAATCGCTGTGAACTCTGATGCTTTCTAGATGGTGAGGAGCCACCTCAATATCATAACGCCTCCCTCTATTTCCACCCCATGGTCCAATCTTGACAATCCCAACCTAACAACAAACCGATAAACCAATAATTCTACAGTAAAATGAGAAGGAAATAAATTTAAGGGATTGctgcaaaaaaaatacattttcttcTTTGAATATTTTCATCTCAGGGATCTCTTCCATTCCATCCCAATACATCAATCTTTCAAAATGTTTGCTCAAGTCAAGGGTTGGGGAGTTGAGATTCAAGTTGGTTGCATTTCTTAGTGCAACCTCTGCAGCCTGCACCTCCCAGAGCCTAGCGTAACGACAGTCAATCCGAAAATGTACAGTCTTAAGGGAGGTGAGATTCTCCAAGCCCATGTCCAAATCACTGTGAAAAACTTTTGTCTCCTTTAgttgaaaacaaaaggaaagcaTTTGAAGCCTCTGCATGGCTCCATTTCTAAAAACTATCATCATTGCAGGACTTGTAAAGTTGAAGTTAGCCAGACATTGGAATGCTATTGCCTGACCATTACCTCTACTATGACCTATTATCATCAATCTTTCCTTTAAAGCGCCTGTCACGCTCAAGTATAGAGAACAAAGTGCAGGCAAGTCCCCAAGAACTCCAAGATCTTTTTGTTGTAGTATCTTGACAATGATCGATAAGTATGAGAGATTGGTGAGTGATGAATTGATCCACCTTGGTAGGATAGAGAATGGGCTAAACTCAGCCCACCCAGACAATGGGTTGAGCTTAAATATGTCTTCACTTTCTCGGCGAACACCAACTGTAAGTTTTTGGAGTTCATGAAGGGTCCAATCTTTATTCAACATGAAATCAAGGGATATATTTGGAGCAAAAATATGGACAATTTGAAGTTTCTTCATAGAGCCTAAACAATCAAGAAATTGTTCCTCTTTGTTCTGCTCCCAAGTGCTTATCAAAATTTCTAGAACCCGTAGATTGAGCAGATCGCTTAGCTCTATCATAAGACTTGGATACATGCTGGTATCAATCTCTGACAGTTGTTCTAGACATTCCATATTCCCAATCCCATTTGGCAACTTTGTCCATGTGTCCACCATAAGACGCATAAGTTGTGTAAGATGTACAACAGTTGATGGCAATTCTTTTATTCTTGTCTGCTTAATATCTAATGTTTGCAAAAATCTTAGGTTTCCAATTTCTTTTGGAAGCTTATTATAATGTGTACCACGCAACCTTAGATACCTCAGGTGAACCAAATTACCTATATTATCAATATTTTGACTACTGCAATCTCCTAAATCCAAGGCACGCAAAACTCGAAAGCCCGAAAGGGGCATCTTCAAATCAATACCTTGCCAAAGTGACCTCACATGGGAAAATCTCTCGGTTGCATCAGGTATTGTAATATCATCCTTGCTGTTTTGTAGGGATAACCGGTAGATCCTTTTCGGTAGATCCGACGTCGAACACTGACCATTTAAAATTGCAACAAAATTTTCTTCAATTGATAAACCGGCGATAAATTCCAATATGGTATCATGCACACGACAAGCTTGTGCCTTACCATGCACATCAATGCATATCGGTTGGATCAAGTTTCTATTAATGAGTTCATCAAAgtatctctctcctttttcatATAGAATTGTACCTTGTTTTGGCTGGATAAAACCTTCAGCTATCCATCTCCATATCAAGTCATCTCTGTCGATGATATAATCCTCCGGAAATATACTGAGATACATAAAACAAGTTTTAAGAGGAGAAGGCATATCACAATAACTAAGAGATATTATCCAGCGCATGTCCTTCACATCAGTACTACTTTCAAGTCCGGTATGGAAAGAACTGCATACCGAGTTCCAGTGGTCCTCAGTTTGTGTCTGCCTATTTGCAAATAAGCTAGCAATAGTAATTATAGCTAATGGTAAGCCACCACatcttttcaaaattttctgaGATATGCCCTTAAGCTGAGGAGGGCATCTTTCATTATGGAATACTTTGTGATATAGTAGTTTTTCAGAGTCAGCAACTGAAAGAGGCTGTTGTATTTGTATGGTGCCATCAACATCATCAGAATAGCAACACAACTTTGCAACATCAATGTTGCGAGTAGTGGTGATTATTTTGCTACCATGATCATTGTCGATGAGAACACATTTTAGAAGTTGCCATGTTGGTTTATCCCATATATCATCAATAATAATGAAGTACCTATAATTTCAAAGTATGTTAGTTGAAGAAggattaatatttatttttcgaACGTGCAGGAGAGCTTTGCATTGTAGTGACTTAGATAAATGGTTGCATGGGTTACATACATATACAGTATAGTGATTTAGTTGTAACCTAAATTGTACAAATATGATAAACAATAATAAACATAGAAAGAGGAGTATATTAAACCTTAAGCTAGAAACAATCATTCGTTTCCACATTGTCCCAAACACAGATTAGTTTTGGGTAAGTGTCACTGATGTGGCCCACTTTGTAACCACATCTGAACTTAGAACATTAGTacctaaatttaaaaatagttggCCCATGAAAAACAGTGTCTAAAAAATGGAACATAATATATGTAATGTAAATATTTCAAGTGCAATTCTAGAATTTTTCAAGTATGTTCTGGAAAGCATTtactattttaaaaattcaatAATTTTTCCAGAGGCCATGTCGCCACATTATTGGTCACCCAGAAAACATTCCAATTAAATTGTAACCAAAGTTAAAAGGTGAATGATTTCAGTAGATTAGATTGAATTAATGTTTGGTTTAGAAATTcaggttcattttttttccaatttccaCAAAAGCCCAGGGATGCGAAATTGACCTTTTTAGCCACTCCAAAGACACCTTGACTCAGTGCGTTTTATAGATGCAGATGCCGGGGACGCAATTCATTTTCCATATCTAAAACTTCCAAAGACACCCAAAAATTCAGTGATGGTTTACATACCTGATATCCTTGAGAACATCCCTGATTTTGTCGATGATTTCCTTCTCACCCCAAGAACTgaaattttcatatttgagtTGGCTCACTTGACAGAGTATGCTGCTAAGAACAGCCTTGACGTTTGGCTTTTGAGAAACCGAGACGAGAGCTTGGCATTCGAATTGGCCATGGAGCTTCTGATACACAAGATTAGCTAGGGTTGTCTTTCCGATTCCTCCTGGCCCAACAATGGCGATCAGCTTGAGCTTTCGCCTCATCATCACTGCACCTTGATCTCCTTCCATGGATAACAGCTTGATCACCTCCTCCACTGAggcgtcgacgccgacgaggctTGCGAAGTTCGCGTACAGCGCCGGCAGCCGGCGGTCCACCGGAGCGtcatcgacgacggcgacgacgtggtCGTCGATCCTGTACCTTTCCCGGCGCCtgctcacctcctccacctccttctTGATGCGCTCGatctcggcggcgatggctcggcgccggcggcgagccgagcTGGTCAAGCCGACGACGAAGGAGCagcacggtggtggtggtcgtcgtcgtccggcggcggcggcctcgcggaGCAGGTAGGTGTCGATGGCGTCCTCGATGTGGTAGGACATGTCGCGGACGTCCCTCGCCCAGAGCCTGACCTGCCCGTCGAGCTggtcgggcggcgccgccgccgccgacaccttCTCGAGGGCGGCGCGCATGCTGGTCAGCTCGCTCTCGAGGTGCTCGACGCCGTCCTCGACGGCGCGCCTGCTGCTgtggtgctcgccggcgacgaggaggaggaggtcggcgagctTGGGGAGGAGGGTGTTCAGCGCCCCGGTGGAcgcgctcaccgccgccgcctccatccggAAGCTTGTTGCCCACTGGTAATTCTGTTTGTGTTTGGTTTTGCAGAAGTGCACAATTTTATACCCtctccgtcctattttaagtgcaaccagtttccgtgcccaattttaatcgtctgtcttatttaa
The nucleotide sequence above comes from Oryza glaberrima chromosome 11, OglaRS2, whole genome shotgun sequence. Encoded proteins:
- the LOC127754229 gene encoding disease resistance protein PIK6-NP-like — translated: MEAAAVSASTGALNTLLPKLADLLLLVAGEHHSSRRAVEDGVEHLESELTSMRAALEKVSAAAAPPDQLDGQVRLWARDVRDMSYHIEDAIDTYLLREAAAAGRRRPPPPCCSFVVGLTSSARRRRRAIAAEIERIKKEVEEVSRRRERYRIDDHVVAVVDDAPVDRRLPALYANFASLVGVDASVEEVIKLLSMEGDQGAVMMRRKLKLIAIVGPGGIGKTTLANLVYQKLHGQFECQALVSVSQKPNVKAVLSSILCQVSQLKYENFSSWGEKEIIDKIRDVLKDISIFPEDYIIDRDDLIWRWIAEGFIQPKQGTILYEKGERYFDELINRNLIQPICIDVHGKAQACRVHDTILEFIAGLSIEENFVAILNGQCSTSDLPKRIYRLSLQNSKDDITIPDATERFSHVRSLWQGIDLKMPLSGFRVLRALDLGDCSSQNIDNIGNLVHLRYLRLRGTHYNKLPKEIGNLRFLQTLDIKQTRIKELPSTVVHLTQLMRLMVDTWTKLPNGIGNMECLEQLSEIDTSMYPSLMIELSDLLNLRVLEILISTWEQNKEEQFLDCLGSMKKLQIVHIFAPNISLDFMLNKDWTLHELQKLTVGVRRESEDIFKLNPLSGWAEFSPFSILPRWINSSLTNLSYLSIIVKILQQKDLGVLGDLPALCSLYLSVTGALKERLMIIGHSRGNGQAIAFQCLANFNFTSPAMMIVFRNGAMQRLQMLSFCFQLKETKVFHSDLDMGLENLTSLKTVHFRIDCRYARLWEVQAAEVALRNATNLNLNSPTLDLSKHFERLMYWDGMEEIPEMKIFKEENVGIVKIGPWGGNRGRRYDIEVAPHHLESIRVHSDLAVHSFEFEYSDRNGQKHVAGPWGGYGGSNVHMIQLESSEVLVEVSGTFGRFAGFQNIITSLTFVTNTQSYGPFGQREGTPFHIPVQCGGRIVGFFGRAGWCFDAIGIYVNPDLQTIKDKGKVVLAKIGPCGGKGGEACDIMVPPHHLESVTICSNIVIHSLTFSYNDHNGDHHLAGLWGSHGGSNQTIQFGPSEFITRVYGTIGSYNTPSDVVTSITLVTNAGCYGPFGQENGIPFDFPVQGNGSIVGFFGHANLYVDAIGVYVTPSMGTRKEEENVGLTKIGPFGRRGGNPFDIKVTPHQLESITISSNIVINSLAFSYISHDKQQHIVGPWGSGGESSYTIQLGPSEFFVKVSGTFGPFGEFPNVITSLTFVTNTHHQYGPFGQGGGTPFHAPMSGNGSIVGFFGREGLCIEAVGFYFCAL